The following proteins come from a genomic window of Natrinema saccharevitans:
- the dpsA gene encoding DNA starvation/stationary phase protection protein DpsA, giving the protein MNSQKSVQQEAGTVEENALRLEPEKAEQIVEALNRDLADAYVLYHQLHKHHWNVEGAEFLDVHVFLQEVYEDVEDAADEIAERLQALGGVPHANMTTLAENATVEPEDEDVYDIRTSLANDLEMMGDIIESTREHIELAENLGDHVTAELLREQLVTIEEHTHHIEHYLEDDTLVLESATN; this is encoded by the coding sequence ATGAACTCTCAGAAGTCCGTCCAACAGGAAGCCGGTACCGTCGAGGAGAACGCGCTCAGGCTCGAGCCCGAGAAGGCCGAGCAGATCGTCGAGGCGCTCAACCGCGATCTCGCGGACGCGTACGTCCTCTACCACCAGCTCCACAAGCACCACTGGAACGTCGAAGGCGCCGAGTTCCTCGACGTTCACGTCTTCCTCCAGGAGGTCTACGAGGACGTCGAGGACGCCGCCGACGAGATCGCCGAACGACTGCAGGCGCTCGGCGGCGTTCCGCACGCGAACATGACGACCCTCGCCGAGAACGCGACCGTCGAACCCGAAGACGAAGACGTATACGACATCCGGACGTCGCTGGCCAACGACCTCGAGATGATGGGCGACATCATCGAGAGTACGCGCGAACACATCGAACTCGCCGAGAACCTCGGCGATCACGTCACCGCCGAACTGCTCCGCGAACAGCTCGTGACGATCGAGGAACACACCCACCACATCGAACACTACCTCGAGGACGACACGCTGGTCCTCGAGTCGGCGACGAACTGA
- a CDS encoding bacterio-opsin activator domain-containing protein → MSETDTRAEAGREGDAADSLRVLLIEDNPGDARLIQEMLRDTEELAQRVSPGDAARGAPQIDRETRLEDGLATAEADPTDVVLLDLNLPDSEGLETLETVHEETGETPIVVLTGVRDQQVGVKAIQRGAQDFLVKDEVTSELLVRTIHHAIERAHQERQRRQQREQLEALNRLNRIGHDIGHAVITTETRTELEQQVCDRLADSDAYRFAWIGGVNPGSDRVVPKAAAGVEEGYLDEIDVSVDEDDEAGRGPAGTAVRTGEVQVMNDAQADPAFGPWREAARSRGYRSSAAVPIVHEDLVYGVLNVYSSSPRAFVGAETEVLARTGDVIAHAITAIERKDALVSDAVVELEFRVEDMAEELVELSAGESCTIEFEQLVGGGEALLAYGTARGVSQEEFEDSIDDTDGIGNVRFLSVRRDELEFELVAPAAVSLFETIATHGGRVASATIADGEFRFVVELPRGRDTRRMIELIQDQRDDATYLAQRTTERGERNDAGPLSILADELTDKQRAALETAYFAGYFDWPRESTGEEIAERLGIAPATFNQHLRTAERKFFESVIGEYSSH, encoded by the coding sequence ATGAGCGAGACCGACACCAGAGCGGAGGCGGGTAGAGAGGGCGACGCGGCCGATTCCCTCCGCGTCCTCCTGATCGAGGACAACCCCGGAGACGCCCGGTTGATCCAGGAGATGCTCCGGGACACCGAGGAGTTGGCCCAGCGGGTCAGCCCCGGCGACGCGGCCCGCGGGGCTCCCCAGATCGACCGCGAAACCCGCCTCGAGGACGGACTCGCGACCGCCGAGGCCGACCCGACCGACGTCGTGTTGCTCGATCTGAACCTCCCCGACAGCGAGGGACTCGAGACCCTCGAGACGGTCCACGAGGAGACCGGCGAGACGCCGATCGTCGTGCTGACCGGCGTCCGCGACCAGCAGGTCGGGGTCAAGGCGATCCAGCGGGGCGCACAGGACTTCCTCGTCAAGGACGAGGTGACCAGCGAACTGCTGGTGCGAACGATCCATCACGCGATCGAGCGCGCCCATCAGGAGCGACAGCGCCGCCAACAACGCGAGCAACTCGAGGCGCTGAACCGCCTCAATCGGATCGGCCACGACATCGGTCACGCGGTGATCACGACCGAGACGCGCACGGAACTCGAGCAGCAGGTCTGCGATCGGCTCGCCGACTCCGACGCTTACCGGTTCGCGTGGATCGGCGGCGTCAATCCGGGCAGCGACCGCGTCGTGCCGAAGGCGGCCGCCGGCGTCGAGGAGGGTTACCTCGACGAGATCGACGTCTCCGTCGACGAGGACGACGAGGCCGGACGGGGACCGGCCGGGACGGCCGTCCGGACCGGCGAGGTGCAGGTCATGAACGACGCGCAGGCGGATCCGGCGTTCGGACCGTGGCGGGAGGCCGCACGCTCTCGCGGTTACCGGTCGTCGGCCGCGGTCCCGATCGTCCACGAGGATCTCGTCTACGGCGTGTTGAACGTCTACTCGTCGTCGCCGCGGGCGTTCGTGGGGGCCGAGACCGAGGTCCTCGCCCGGACCGGCGACGTTATCGCCCACGCGATCACGGCGATCGAACGCAAGGACGCCCTCGTCAGCGACGCCGTCGTCGAACTCGAGTTCCGCGTCGAGGACATGGCGGAGGAACTGGTCGAACTCTCGGCGGGGGAGTCGTGTACGATCGAGTTCGAACAGCTGGTCGGCGGCGGCGAGGCGCTGTTGGCATACGGCACGGCACGCGGCGTCTCACAGGAGGAGTTCGAAGACAGCATCGACGACACCGACGGGATCGGCAACGTTCGGTTCCTCTCGGTCAGGCGCGACGAACTCGAGTTCGAACTCGTCGCTCCGGCGGCGGTGTCGCTGTTCGAGACGATCGCGACCCACGGCGGTCGCGTCGCGTCGGCGACGATCGCCGACGGCGAGTTCCGGTTCGTCGTCGAACTGCCGCGGGGCCGGGACACGCGCCGGATGATCGAACTCATTCAGGACCAGCGCGACGACGCGACCTACCTCGCCCAGCGGACCACCGAACGGGGCGAGCGCAACGACGCCGGCCCGCTGTCGATCCTCGCGGACGAACTGACCGACAAACAGCGGGCGGCCCTCGAGACGGCCTACTTCGCTGGCTACTTCGACTGGCCGCGGGAGAGTACGGGCGAGGAGATCGCCGAGCGCCTCGGTATCGCGCCCGCGACGTTCAACCAGCACCTGCGGACGGCCGAGCGAAAGTTCTTCGAGTCGGTCATCGGCGAGTACAGTAGCCACTGA
- a CDS encoding response regulator produces the protein MTETAHTQSEPARILLVEDNPGDVRLTKEAFEQGRIENDLSVVSNGAEALDYLSRRGEYADAPRPDLILLDLNLPGKDGEDVLEDLKDDPKLRSIPVIVLTSSRAEEDIAQSYELHANAYLTKPVDPDEFIETVRAFEKFWFSVVRLPPEVDSR, from the coding sequence ATGACTGAAACAGCACACACCCAGTCCGAGCCGGCTCGAATCCTGCTCGTCGAGGACAACCCCGGCGACGTTCGACTGACCAAGGAGGCGTTCGAACAGGGGCGCATCGAGAACGATCTGTCCGTCGTCTCGAACGGGGCCGAGGCGCTCGACTACCTCTCTCGGCGTGGTGAGTACGCCGACGCACCCCGTCCGGATCTGATCCTGTTGGATCTCAACCTCCCCGGCAAGGACGGCGAGGACGTCCTCGAAGATCTCAAGGACGATCCGAAACTGCGGTCGATCCCGGTGATCGTGCTGACGAGTTCCCGGGCGGAAGAGGACATCGCCCAGTCCTACGAGCTCCACGCGAACGCCTACCTCACGAAGCCGGTCGATCCGGACGAGTTCATCGAGACCGTTCGGGCCTTCGAGAAGTTCTGGTTCTCGGTCGTTCGGTTGCCACCGGAGGTCGATTCCCGATGA